A section of the Hemitrygon akajei chromosome 8, sHemAka1.3, whole genome shotgun sequence genome encodes:
- the LOC140731994 gene encoding 5' exonuclease Apollo-like produces the protein MNGTLIPNTPFAVDFWQIRKCSHIRLFFLSHLHSDHTSGLSSTWNRSIYCSPITAKLLQWKFQVEERLIHPLEIGENHLLYLDEVGKETMTVTLIDSNHCPGSVMFLFDGYFGTILYTADFRYTPTMFCNSPLSTEKRIDILYLDNTNCDPECVVPSREDATEQIKEIINAHPEHSVVIGLYNLGKESLLIELALAFKTWIVVSPRRLQMFQLLRLSNVFTSEIGAGRISVVDQNEINRLNMVQWNQTCPTIAIIPTSRRIKLAHKDIHVIPYSDHSSFQELQEFVARLKPCSIRPIVKGKACHAYFSQCLSTSDELKPIQVPETVERCMKKNSKHNEVLPHRFLKSRPLDVPRGVVFESPEKGLHDCDGAADLCTEELSWCYASLKSFDAVVEQYFKRRNKRKVRNMLD, from the exons ATGAATGGTACGCTAATCCCAAATACTCCATTTGCCGTGGATTTCTGGCAGATTCGAAAATGCAGCCACATCCGTTTGTTCTTCCTTTCCCACTTGCATAGTGATCACACGTCGGGTCTCTCTTCTACCTGGAACAGATCCATATACTGTTCTCCCATTACTGCCAAGTTGTTGCAATGGAAGTTTCAG GTGGAGGAAAGATTGATCCACCCACTTGAGATAGGAGAGAATCACCTCTTATATCTTGATGAAGTTGGAAAAGAGACCATGACTGTGACATTGATTGACAGCAATCACTGTCCTGGCTCTGTCATGTTCCTGTTTGATGGCTATTTTGGCACCATTCTATACACAG CGGATTTCCGTTACACACCCACCATGTTCTGCAATTCTCCACTGAGCACAGAGAAAAGAATAGATATTCtctacctggacaatacaaactgTGATCCTGAGTGTGTGGTGCCTTCCCGTGAAGATGCTACTGAACAGATCAAAGAAATAATCAATGCTCACCCAGAACACAGTGTCGTAATAG GTCTATATAACTTGGGCAAAGAATCCTTGTTAATAGAGCTGGCTCTGGCATTCAAAACCTGGATTGTGGTGAGTCCTCGCAGACTTCAGATGTTTCAGCTGCTGAGACTGAGCAATGTGTTCACTTCAGAGATCGGGGCTGGAAGAATCAGTGTGGTAGATCAGAATGAAATTAACCGACTTAATATGGTTCAGTGGAATCAAACGTGCCCTACGATTGCCATTATCCCAACAAGCCGCAGAATAAAACTCGCACACAAAGACATTCACGTAATTCCCTATTCGGATCATTCCTCCTTTCAGGAACTGCAGGAATTTGTGGCCAGGCTGAAGCCCTGTTCCATTAGGCCTATAGTGAAAGGAAAGGCATGCCACGCCTACTTCTCCCAGTGTCTTAGTACAAGTGATGAGTTGAAGCCAATCCAGGTTCCAGAAACAGTAGAAAGATGCATGAAGAAGAATTCGAAACATAATGAGGTGCTGCCTCATCGGTTTTTAAAATCAAGACCTCTGGATGTTCCTCGGGGTGTAGTGTTTGAGTCACCAGAGAAAGGCCTGCATGACTGCGATGGAGCTGCTGATCTCTGTACAGAGGAGCTGAGTTGGTGCTACGCTAGTCTGAAATCTTTTGATGCTGTTGTTGAACAATATTTTAAGAGGAGGAATAAGCGAAAGGTGAGAAACATGTTGGATTAG